In Cryptomeria japonica chromosome 5, Sugi_1.0, whole genome shotgun sequence, the genomic window TTAATTATGCTTATTATGAAATATGCTAAAGATCATGGGGTCAAACCCTCCCCTATTGTGAAAACCCCCAAATCTTCAACTTGCTTTGATGTACAAGTGGTTTCTGACACTGGGGTTGAGGAAGAAGGGGATGGTATGGAAATGGATTATCGTGATCTCAATGTGTTGGAGGACCTTGATTATTTCCCCTCTTAGGAAGAGGGCCCTCAACATAAAGTTACCCCTATTACCGGTAGTAGTGGAAGAAATAAACACCCTAGACTAGCTACCAGTAAGTTTAAATCCCATGTATCTAAGCCTCAGGGTTTGGGTCTGTCttgtttgaaaaagaaaaaaatggggAAAATAGGGGAATCAAAGGGTAAATTCGAAGAAGAAATTAAACTTGACATCCCTCTCAATGTGGACCAAGTGGACCCAGGAGAGAATAAAATTGATAGGTACTTTGATGTGCTCCTAGCAAATTCCACTAATAGCTAGGACAAATGCTTTCACTGGGTTAACAATGAAATTTATCTTTTAAAGGAAGGCATTAAAGATATAATTAATACTTTAACTAAGAATCCCATGCCAGAAAAGACTGATAAGCTTCTCAGAATGACCCAAAACCTCATAGAGGATGTCAGCATTATGAAGACCAAACACAAGTCTAGGATTGTTCAACTAGGAAAGAGTATGGAGGGGATTAAGGGAAACTTGAGGAAATTGGTTGAGATAAGAAGAGAAGCTACGAGTAGTAGCGCAAAAGGTCTAAGAAAGGTTAATGAGATTATGGTTGTCCAAAGAGCCCATCCAATTGCTAGTGTCTTGCCTTCAGTGGTTAAACTAAAAAAGAAGAATCTAGATTCAAGTTTGCAAGGGGTGGATTTGTAGGTTACAATTAGACCCTCTACCAAAATGAGGAGCATAAACTAGGAGACAAGCACTTCAAGATTTATAATGGAAGAGCTCCAGGAGATTGACAAGAATACGATATAGAAGAACTCTGAGCTCATGCATTATCTGGTTTAGTTTCTTCCTGTTTGTGTTGTTTGTGCTTAGTTTTGGTTTCATTATTATTTAGCTATTCTTTTTGGACTGGTTCACTACTATGTTAATCTTTTAATTTTCTATTTGGATTTGGGTTTCAGGTCTTTGTAAAACccatttttcttaataaaaaatatgTGAATATTTATACATGATTGATATAAAAGTAAGGTACATACAAATGCGAATAAGGTCATAAAATAAAATAGGTCTCCCAAATAGGAACCTATATATAGGCAAAATAGACACCTAAGTTATATAGTTCACACCTATAGTGCATATAATTGAACACATCAACTAGATAATtctaaataatcaataaataatttgaaaattaaCATACTTGAAAAAATTTGAAGCCTTCCTTGCCAAATTTAATTGCTTGTATTGGAATACTGAATAGTGTagaattgacaaaaaaaaaaattaaaacaaaattccATTTATATGAGCTTGGTTAGATCACAATGTCGCTTGGTGAACAGTCGCAATCAGCTACCAGTCAACTAAAAGGTGTCTAGCCAATGCCTTTCTAGCCCATTAACATTTGGTCTTATAAGTTTCAACCAAACCCCTTTTAGCCAAAACACTTCTTGTTGAACATGCTTGTGTGGAATCCTAAGTGGCAACcatatcatcatttttcaatgaatTCTAAAACTTCTCATTTCTATTGAATTTTTTTGCAATCAAAATGATATTTTTATCAAAAATcttaaaatacccttttgtagagcttagAGTCAAGATTTTAGACatgtaattttttaatattttgattaatttaaatatgtttattttttaaatattgcaagtaGGTTACTTAAATTTGAGAATaggttgattagaaattaaaagaaaaatattaaatcatattaaaaaattttacaaaataaatggttcactagaggagagaatcttctccaaaaacATATAATTCGTTTTAAAACAATCAAATTCAattatgttggactttaaaatgttattacaaggaaaatataaataaataaaaaataaaaattcatgcaCTACATATGTTTGTCATCCATTtggaaaatagaaataaataaaaaatgagtttgttttcatttttttggtaACGGTAACGGTAAAAAAATCAATTGTGGTTATAGGTATTTATACACAAACTTCAAATTACTTTATTAATAATGATAAATCGTACATTAAAAAAAAGACAGTTGCTTTAATTGTGGGCCAAATGAGGTTGACAGTTTCTTTAACTTGTTTTGAatgaatgtttatatatatatagaagaacaATAGTGCGCTACAAGGTATGGGAAGATTTGAATGGAAAAACCTATATATGTTAAATCACTAAGGCTTTATAAGTAAGTTGCCAAGTAAAATCTGGTATATAGTGTGAAGAATTAAAACGAACCAGTATTGCAGACAAATACAGATAAAATAATTTAGAAACAGAGAACACAAAACATAGCAGATAAAGATTGACACAAAGTTTATAGTGGTTCGGCTTAAATGCCTACGTCCACATTAAGtgcaaaatataaatataaatatccaAATAGTTGACGATgagaaaaaattctatcaagaatttAAGAGCACTTGTTTTCTTAGAGGAACCAATGGCTTCCTTTTGCCACTTAACCTCCTGTTTTATCATAGTGCTGCCATGGCTATTGTTCAGCTCACACTTTGCCAGCGCCAAAACTTTCAGGTATGGGGATTTCAACGAATCAAGTATAATACTGCTAAAGGATGCTTCACTACACTCTCACCGGGTGCTCACCCTAACCAATCAAACCCGGCGTTCAGTGGGCCGTGTTCTGTACCCCAACCCCATCATTATAAAAGACCGCAATAATTCAGTTTTGTCCTTCAGCACTACCTTTGTCTTCTCCATTGCTCCATCTAAGGGCCTGGACGGGAATGGGATGGCCTTCATTATGGCTCCCAATAAGTCCGTCGTAGGCGCCACAGATTCGCAGTACCTTGGACTTGCCTCGCCTACAACAAATGATCTCGAATCCAACCATTTTTTTGCAGTCAAGTTTGATACAGTTTATGACCTTGATATGGGAGATATAGACGAGAACCATGTTGGAGTTAACAAAAATGGCGTTAAGTCCTTCGAATCTCAGCCGGCAGCCTATTGGGTTGACAAAGATCATTTTAACAATTTGAGTCTGAACAGTGGAGAGAATATCCAAGCCTGGATTGATTATGATCATGTTGAAGACCGGCTTAATGTGACTGTTGCAGTAGTCGGGATGGAGAAGCCTGTACGGCCGTTGATATCCGTTACGAAATTCAATCTTACTGCAGTTTTGAAGGAGGTGTATGTGGGGTTTACTGCATCGACAGGGTCTTATGCTATTGAAGATCATTACATTCTCGGCTGGAGCTTCAGTACGGAAGGTAATGTAAATATAAGATTGAAATAGATTTAGAAAACTAGATTAGGGGTGCCCGTAAAACAAAAAAGATCAGATTCTTGTTATAAAATTTATTTGACAGTTTGCTCAAAGAGATGGGAAGCTTCTGAAATTTAGTATGATCATACTTTTTTGAGTTCTATCTCCAAGTTATGTGTTGTTTTTTCTTCTGTGTTGGTCTATTCATCTGGGCCTATACTTTCAACAGGTAAAGCACCGCTCCTAGATCTCTCGGATCTCCTTTCATTCATCAAGAAAAAGCCGATAACTAAATCCAGAGGCTTTACGGCCGGTGTGAGTGTAACATCTCTGGTTGTGTTCCTTGTAGCTGTTCTCTTTGCATTACTTAAAGTGAAAGAAATAAAAAAGAGGGAGAAGATTGAAGAATGGGAGCTAGAGTTTTGGCCTCACAGAATTCCCTACAAAGAGCTAAAAGCTGCCACACAAAACTTCCGAAATGACCAGCTGGTGGGCTGCGGGGGCTTTGGACGGGTTTACAAGGGCGTTCTCTGCAGAAGCGGCCTGGAAGTTGCAGTGAAATGCATCACAAAGGACTCCACTGCAGGAACGAAGGAGTTTATTTCTGAAATCTCCAGCGTGGGTCGTCTCCAGCACAGAAACCTTGTTCAGTTGCGGGGCTGGTGTAGGAAAAACAAAGAGCTGTTTATTGTTTATGACTACATGCCAAACGGAAGCCTGGATAAATTGATATTCCCAAATCCAAAAGCAAAAGCAGAAGTTCTTTCTTGGGCTCGAAGATATGCAATTCTGAAGGGCATCGCTGCAGGGTTGTTATATCTTCACGAGCAATGGGAACGCAGAGTGGTTCACAGAGACGTGAAATCCAGCAACGTGTTGCTCGATTCAGAGCTTAATGCAAAGCTTGGAGATTTTGGGCTTGCTCGTTTGTACGATCACACGCAAAATCCACAGACAACTCGGGTGGTGGGGACTGTTGGGTATATCGCTCCAGAAGTCACAAATACAGGGAAAGTTACTCCAAGTTCCGATGTATTCAGTTTTGGCGTTGTTTTGCTGGAAGTTGCATGTGGCCGGAGGCCCGTAGATTTGTACAAGGAGAACGAACAGATTGTTTTGGtggattgggtgaaggatttatACCAAAATGGAGAAATCTTGCACGCAGCTGATCCAAATCTCGATGGTGTGTATGATGCGGAAGAAATGGAATTGGTGCTGAAATTGGGATTGGTTTCTTCTCATCCTGAACCAGAAAAAAGGCTTGGCATTCGAACTGTCCTGCAAATACTGGAAGGCCAGCCGCCTTTTCCATCTCATCAAATTCTGTGGATTTCATATGATACGAGTTGCAAAGATTATGGCAGCGTTGTTGTTCATATTACAGATGAAGAAGTAACTGCTGATCAATTGGCTTCCGTTCCTGTGTCTGTGGAATCTGCAACTACTTCAACAAGCCATGGTTATGACAAAGATTCTGATTATGATGTAGGCATGATTTTATAAGTCTATATAGGCTCCTGCTTTTATGCTAAATTTCAATATGGATTTCTACTTGTATAGTTGTATGTTTGTGCTGTGGTTAGCAGCAATTCTCTGTTCTCTCGTTTCGCTGCTCTCCAGCCGTTGAATCTCTGTACTCATTCTACGTATATTAATATCCTTATTCCACCTCTCAAACAGTTGTAGGTCAATCTGTTGAGGGTAATTTTTTTGGTATGTGATAAAAAAAGTAATCACTAACTATTCAAATCTTGATAAATCTGCACAGATCAGGTTTGACAGAAACATCTCAATCAAGGTTCAAACTTTCATATTCGGTAGGTTAGACATTTTAAATGACTCTGAAACATAGATTCTTCTTATAAATAAGAAATCACTAAAGATATAAGAGTTGATTAAaagttttattattgtaaatgtttaaattctattgtaattgtgaAGAAGATTATTATACTTAAATTTTTATGACATATATGTGTAATGTGGCATAGTTCAAGATTGAGTTATAGGATAGAAtcttattctcatcaatagaaaaaaaagaaaaaactcaaTTGCATCAATTTAATCTTTGTCTCACCTCCAAACCTCATATATAGATCCTTACTTACAAACTCTATCAGATCTTAATTATTGAATTTTAATTGGATTTTCTACTTTGAACATCATCTTCTCTTACATCACACAAGTATTGAAGACAAAATATTAAGACAATTTAAATATTACAAATTCTTATCGTCATCGAGGAAACAAACTAACTAAAGAAATATCATGATTCTCATGGAAgcataattataatttatattgaATAACATTATGATTCATATGAACTCTTAACAAAAATATCTTTTTTTTGAAACAAGTAATTTATTTTGctcagattttttttatttttatatttattaattctatttactttataatttttgttttattCTAACTTTAAATATCTAAACACAATATGGtatatattaaaaaaacaaaagcTATTAAAATTgacctacatcaacaataatataataatataatataagataaataataatatcatttctatcaattttacaatattaatttaaaacattaattattaataccactaaaagtaaaatataaatataaatataataaatcatTTAAGATGACAATGACATTTCTATCAATTTTGCAATATTAATATGCCACTACAATCAAAATAAAAATTTAGTTCCAAATATTTCCACACATCTATTATACTAAATATACGCTACCGTATGCAATGCATTTTCTTAAAGATGCCACCAAAGTCCAAACTGACAGGCGTGGATGGTTCTTTTCGAGGAAAACGCGATGGGCGGCAGCTCCTAAGTTTTCGGGAAAAATATTAAACGAACATCACCTTAATCACAAGAATGTGCTTAGCAATATTACCTTTTAGCCCCATTCCACGAAAGTAATTTTTATAACATGTGAAATTTCTTTTTCATATTCACTCTCTCGCATTTAAACATCGTCTTAAATAGTTTAAtcttatttattacattatttttggttctgaaaaaaaaaaaaagagtgcatTTATATTAGCTGTTAATAAAATTTGTTCAAATTGTTAGtaatgttaaattaaaatatttaaaatttatatgtGTATATGAAGAAAGTAGTGTAGTTATGTGAAATGGGAAAATAAATTGATTATAAATTGGATTGAGATG contains:
- the LOC131075579 gene encoding L-type lectin-domain containing receptor kinase IV.1-like; amino-acid sequence: MEPSSCKKWEKNRKLWTEITNGGLAPYLKKLHGQDPKITKEFVNHWYYGTLTAFRANLRIDESFFSEITSLKMDGKKFYRERKATKEFLSVFFNKQSERDRVQKMVDGGHNKKDLMTPWEYMVEVIMSSHFASAKTFRYGDFNESSIILLKDASLHSHRVLTLTNQTRRSVGRVLYPNPIIIKDRNNSVLSFSTTFVFSIAPSKGLDGNGMAFIMAPNKSVVGATDSQYLGLASPTTNDLESNHFFAVKFDTVYDLDMGDIDENHVGVNKNGVKSFESQPAAYWVDKDHFNNLSLNSGENIQAWIDYDHVEDRLNVTVAVVGMEKPVRPLISVTKFNLTAVLKEVYVGFTASTGSYAIEDHYILGWSFSTEGKAPLLDLSDLLSFIKKKPITKSRGFTAGVSVTSLVVFLVAVLFALLKVKEIKKREKIEEWELEFWPHRIPYKELKAATQNFRNDQLVGCGGFGRVYKGVLCRSGLEVAVKCITKDSTAGTKEFISEISSVGRLQHRNLVQLRGWCRKNKELFIVYDYMPNGSLDKLIFPNPKAKAEVLSWARRYAILKGIAAGLLYLHEQWERRVVHRDVKSSNVLLDSELNAKLGDFGLARLYDHTQNPQTTRVVGTVGYIAPEVTNTGKVTPSSDVFSFGVVLLEVACGRRPVDLYKENEQIVLVDWVKDLYQNGEILHAADPNLDGVYDAEEMELVLKLGLVSSHPEPEKRLGIRTVLQILEGQPPFPSHQILWISYDTSCKDYGSVVVHITDEEVTADQLASVPVSVESATTSTSHGYDKDSDYDLYVCAVVSSNSLFSRFAALQPLNLCTHSTYINILIPPLKQL